The following coding sequences lie in one bacterium genomic window:
- a CDS encoding HAMP domain-containing protein, translating to MNWSGVRAATAVGALALAAQGVLLVVAARGDGALTLPWRWTLAGLSLLVVGAAVARRRERGAVPVLAATFVLAAALASGAQKLAPPARVDAGATVEAASRAGTSRDGASPVDASIADSSWADLVRKIEAWGDALARDMADPALVRTGGAHFRFLAPLPSRWLDEEGADAPALAAAVWRDGVRVGWTRQVVPLAGAAPTAPMPENRLLAYRGQWYLQRLVPAADGRLLELQLAMPDPAVSWRGAHVVVESSALRVEPGVLERDLDGDASPLTVRLRPSDGVVPAWSRARVMAALQGAWVLLILIAARRPGDGRALLAAAWIGRAFLASADLRRWLVASFPGVEYPTAPADWASLIDPAYFATPVAAGWFASTADALLTAALLAVTAWHLRRVAGPDDAAAGSTPRWRFTPVAVVVGFGALAGGLLPAWRSLAMLMAENANARLIGPGVSLSFLTFWGLHVALLLVALATLFLLAAAATRAHRSVAMRLPWPLAAVAVAFVAAGVAIWPLRQTLAGTWPVALLAAALWAAAAWAGKAPAVRRAVWPVLLLIAALWNYAALLHVHERAERSWVERRAQQITEADPGWMRFLVQSVLVEMQEADQFAPAGRPSGLWRDEAAWRLYRDSALFDLTYPGLVEILDDAEATESLFAAGFLRDFRYETLARSEWLTADGRSAEPGDAIAFQTERRLYSGGHEEILVAEVARRAGRGWLRVEVPLRSWRLSTLAPAAGDLGSPGGDRYRPRLEVDRPALLLLADDGGWRGSGPEGFPGAESDNVVAELRDGRREWAVLRVGQADWLCRWTALPPSAARAAGEGFLVGIRRATPVERLLDVSRLVLVDVMLMVGLAALLRVWRIRRGRGQPRWQPGFQEKFGAGYLALGLLLLLVVGVSVDRVGYDRVRAEARQQSREGLAMALQQLGGLLSDEARALADSGRLDDLADGSARAAGSADPDLDRVSLFRDDGSLLFDGSAGLSGDDARELLEAVRSAPVVILRDDDDLLALVAVPVALGGSRDGSRAEGPVGGPGHGGVVNDGVLLLRQRLDGALVAGLAEILRGEVTVGFDGMPVLASHAEGLFAGERAALLDPGLMATLFDHPQGPGLASPPGRPFACDAAQPLPAFARDSDGRLVRSAAPAVLSVSFPGREREFAAQRRANVLFLAGLANLILLTALLLAALMSWSLFRPLRVLMGATRSLARGDFAAPLPPSGHDEVGRLSAAFDAMRGQLRHAQADLAARERFLTTVLERVTVGVAVLGPDQELVVVNPAGRDILGRFWPGTSAAEAAVRLHAGLAGQGLGGKAAGELVGGAGRLTLRGAVAPLDIAQPDGDRMIVFEDVSEFLATKKLALNAELARQVAHEIKNPLTPIQLSVQLLGQAWNDRHPQLDRIVPDTVDRVLAQVDLLRRIASEFSLLGRPDELPLAPVDLPALVARVTAAYQGAVGVEAAAAPTAGLAGGSVPPVMAHEESLLKILGNLMQNSLDAARPGVPPVIETQWQVNGDRVQLRWRDNGSGLPADVADRLFEPYFSTKSKGTGLGLAICRSLAERMGGNIGLANRVDGPGTEAVLELAAAGLTGVRG from the coding sequence TTGAACTGGTCGGGTGTCCGCGCGGCGACCGCGGTCGGGGCGCTGGCTCTCGCGGCGCAGGGCGTCCTGCTCGTGGTGGCCGCGCGCGGTGACGGCGCCCTGACGCTTCCCTGGCGCTGGACACTGGCCGGCCTCTCGTTGCTCGTGGTCGGAGCGGCGGTGGCCCGGCGACGTGAGCGCGGAGCCGTACCGGTGCTGGCCGCGACCTTCGTCTTGGCAGCGGCCCTCGCCAGCGGGGCCCAGAAGCTGGCGCCCCCGGCACGCGTGGACGCGGGAGCAACGGTCGAGGCGGCTTCACGTGCCGGAACTTCCCGCGACGGCGCTTCCCCTGTCGATGCATCCATTGCCGACTCCTCATGGGCGGATCTGGTCCGGAAAATCGAGGCCTGGGGCGACGCACTGGCCCGCGACATGGCCGATCCCGCCCTGGTGCGCACCGGCGGCGCCCATTTCCGCTTCCTGGCTCCGTTGCCTTCGCGCTGGCTCGATGAGGAAGGGGCCGATGCCCCGGCCCTGGCGGCGGCGGTCTGGCGCGACGGCGTGCGCGTGGGCTGGACGCGCCAGGTCGTTCCCCTTGCCGGTGCGGCGCCGACGGCGCCGATGCCCGAGAACCGACTGCTCGCCTATCGCGGGCAGTGGTACCTGCAACGTCTGGTTCCCGCGGCTGACGGACGCCTGCTCGAACTGCAGCTGGCCATGCCGGATCCCGCGGTGTCGTGGCGCGGCGCCCATGTCGTCGTGGAATCGTCCGCACTGAGGGTCGAGCCCGGGGTGCTTGAACGCGACCTCGATGGCGACGCCTCGCCGCTGACCGTGCGCCTGCGGCCCTCTGATGGCGTTGTGCCGGCCTGGTCGCGTGCCCGCGTCATGGCGGCGCTCCAGGGCGCATGGGTGCTGCTGATCCTGATCGCGGCCCGACGCCCCGGCGACGGGCGGGCGCTGCTCGCGGCAGCCTGGATCGGCCGCGCCTTCCTGGCTTCGGCGGACCTGCGCCGGTGGCTCGTGGCGTCGTTTCCCGGCGTGGAGTATCCCACCGCACCGGCCGATTGGGCCTCGCTGATCGATCCGGCCTACTTCGCGACGCCGGTCGCCGCCGGCTGGTTCGCCTCGACCGCGGACGCGCTTCTCACGGCGGCGCTGCTGGCGGTCACCGCCTGGCACCTGCGACGGGTGGCGGGGCCCGACGACGCAGCGGCAGGGTCGACGCCTCGGTGGCGATTCACGCCGGTGGCCGTCGTGGTGGGCTTCGGGGCCCTGGCCGGAGGCCTCCTGCCGGCGTGGCGCTCCCTGGCCATGCTGATGGCCGAGAACGCGAACGCACGCCTGATCGGCCCGGGCGTCTCGCTCTCGTTCCTCACGTTCTGGGGACTGCACGTGGCCCTGCTGCTGGTCGCATTGGCCACGCTGTTCCTCCTTGCCGCTGCCGCGACGCGCGCGCACCGATCGGTCGCGATGCGGCTGCCGTGGCCCCTGGCGGCCGTTGCCGTTGCGTTCGTCGCCGCAGGCGTGGCGATCTGGCCTCTCCGCCAGACGCTGGCCGGGACCTGGCCCGTGGCGTTGCTGGCGGCGGCCTTGTGGGCGGCCGCTGCCTGGGCCGGGAAGGCGCCGGCCGTTCGCCGCGCGGTCTGGCCGGTCCTGCTGCTGATCGCCGCACTGTGGAATTATGCGGCACTGCTGCATGTGCACGAACGGGCGGAGCGCAGCTGGGTCGAGCGCCGTGCGCAGCAGATCACCGAGGCGGATCCCGGTTGGATGCGCTTCCTCGTGCAGAGCGTGCTGGTCGAGATGCAGGAGGCCGACCAGTTCGCGCCCGCCGGACGGCCGTCTGGATTGTGGCGCGACGAGGCGGCCTGGCGCCTGTACCGCGATTCGGCACTGTTCGACCTGACGTATCCCGGGCTGGTCGAGATCCTCGATGACGCCGAGGCTACCGAGAGCCTGTTCGCGGCGGGATTCCTGCGCGACTTCCGCTACGAGACGCTCGCGCGTTCGGAGTGGCTCACCGCCGATGGACGTTCGGCGGAACCCGGCGATGCCATCGCCTTCCAGACCGAGCGACGACTGTACAGCGGCGGCCACGAGGAGATCCTCGTCGCCGAGGTGGCGCGCCGCGCCGGACGCGGATGGCTGCGCGTCGAAGTGCCGCTGCGATCCTGGCGCCTTTCCACCCTGGCTCCCGCGGCGGGCGACCTGGGCAGCCCCGGCGGCGACCGCTATCGCCCGCGCCTTGAGGTGGACCGTCCCGCGCTGCTGCTGCTGGCCGACGATGGCGGCTGGCGCGGCTCCGGGCCGGAGGGCTTCCCTGGGGCCGAGAGCGACAACGTGGTGGCCGAATTGCGCGACGGCCGGCGCGAGTGGGCCGTTCTCCGCGTCGGGCAGGCCGACTGGTTGTGTCGATGGACGGCACTGCCGCCGTCAGCGGCGCGCGCTGCGGGCGAGGGCTTCCTCGTCGGGATCAGGCGCGCGACGCCGGTCGAGAGGCTTCTCGATGTTTCGCGCCTCGTGCTGGTGGACGTGATGCTCATGGTGGGCCTCGCGGCATTGCTGCGGGTCTGGCGGATTCGACGCGGCCGGGGGCAACCGCGCTGGCAACCCGGCTTCCAGGAAAAGTTCGGCGCCGGTTACCTCGCGCTCGGCCTGCTGTTGCTGCTGGTGGTCGGCGTCTCGGTGGACCGGGTGGGATATGACCGCGTGCGCGCCGAGGCGCGCCAGCAATCCCGCGAAGGCCTGGCGATGGCCCTGCAGCAACTGGGCGGCCTCCTTTCGGATGAAGCGCGTGCGCTGGCCGACAGTGGTCGCCTCGACGACCTCGCGGATGGGAGTGCCCGTGCTGCAGGGTCCGCGGATCCCGACCTGGATCGTGTCTCCCTGTTCCGAGACGACGGGAGCCTGCTGTTCGACGGCTCCGCAGGACTATCCGGCGATGATGCGCGCGAACTGCTCGAGGCGGTGCGATCGGCGCCCGTCGTCATCTTGCGTGACGACGATGATCTCCTGGCGCTGGTGGCGGTGCCTGTCGCGCTCGGCGGCAGCCGCGACGGATCGCGGGCAGAGGGGCCGGTCGGCGGCCCCGGGCATGGCGGCGTCGTGAACGACGGCGTGCTTCTGCTGCGGCAGCGGCTCGACGGCGCGCTGGTGGCGGGCCTGGCCGAGATCCTGCGTGGCGAAGTCACGGTCGGATTCGACGGGATGCCCGTGCTCGCCAGCCATGCCGAGGGACTTTTTGCGGGCGAGCGCGCGGCGCTGCTGGACCCGGGCCTGATGGCGACGCTGTTCGATCATCCGCAGGGCCCCGGCCTCGCGTCGCCGCCGGGCCGGCCCTTCGCCTGCGATGCGGCGCAGCCACTGCCCGCCTTCGCGCGCGATAGCGACGGCCGATTGGTGCGCAGTGCGGCTCCCGCCGTTCTCAGTGTCTCGTTCCCGGGCCGCGAACGCGAGTTCGCCGCGCAGCGACGCGCCAACGTCCTCTTCCTGGCGGGCCTGGCCAACCTGATCCTCCTGACCGCACTGCTCCTGGCCGCGCTGATGTCCTGGAGCCTGTTCCGCCCGCTGCGCGTCCTGATGGGGGCGACCAGATCGCTGGCGCGCGGCGATTTCGCCGCGCCGCTCCCGCCATCCGGTCACGATGAGGTCGGGCGGCTTTCCGCGGCTTTCGACGCGATGCGGGGCCAGTTGCGGCACGCGCAGGCTGACCTGGCGGCGCGCGAGCGGTTCCTGACGACGGTGCTCGAGCGGGTCACGGTCGGGGTGGCCGTGCTGGGCCCGGACCAGGAGCTGGTGGTCGTCAATCCGGCCGGACGCGACATCCTCGGACGATTCTGGCCCGGCACGTCCGCAGCCGAAGCGGCCGTGCGCCTTCATGCCGGGCTGGCTGGGCAGGGGCTCGGCGGCAAGGCGGCGGGGGAACTGGTGGGCGGCGCCGGGCGCTTGACCCTGCGCGGCGCCGTTGCGCCGCTGGACATCGCCCAGCCGGATGGCGACCGCATGATCGTTTTCGAGGACGTCAGCGAGTTCCTTGCCACCAAGAAGCTGGCGCTGAATGCGGAACTGGCGCGGCAGGTGGCACATGAGATCAAGAATCCGCTGACGCCGATCCAGCTCTCGGTCCAGTTGCTCGGCCAGGCCTGGAACGATCGTCACCCCCAGTTGGACCGGATCGTGCCCGATACCGTCGACCGCGTGCTGGCCCAGGTGGACCTGTTGCGCAGGATCGCCTCCGAGTTCAGCCTGCTCGGCCGGCCGGATGAACTGCCGTTGGCGCCGGTGGACCTGCCGGCGCTCGTGGCGCGGGTGACTGCCGCCTATCAGGGGGCCGTGGGCGTGGAGGCCGCGGCAGCGCCGACGGCCGGGCTCGCAGGCGGGAGCGTGCCGCCTGTGATGGCGCACGAGGAGTCGCTGCTCAAGATTCTCGGCAACCTCATGCAGAACTCGCTCGATGCCGCGCGGCCCGGCGTACCACCGGTCATCGAGACTCAGTGGCAGGTCAACGGCGACCGGGTGCAGCTCCGGTGGCGTGACAACGGCTCGGGCCTGCCGGCAGACGTGGCTGATCGCCTGTTTGAACCGTATTTTTCCACCAAGAGCAAGGGCACCGGACTGGGCCTGGCCATCTGCCGGAGCCTGGCGGAACGGATGGGCGGAAACATCGGGCTGGCCAACCGGGTCGACGGGCCGGGCACCGAAGCGGTGCTTGAACTGGCTGCGGCCGGGTTGACGGGAGTACGCGGATGA
- a CDS encoding peptidyl-prolyl cis-trans isomerase, whose product MNPRGIRFLGGLAAAVLLHTGPLAVADEIVPLAVVGPDTLTTTDLEIELALMNSRNSANAPLKLDDPKPILRRLTQNQLLVQEGLRMGLDQESVVRNQAWSVVRQECMKALLDSVALAVPETRADYRDARRAAVQSYLDRLAQTWGASVDSVLLKSLDYGSADLAMQKRLRDSSEVLGRLPGNRTFTVADFTRELRFTEFHGLVGKPEAAQRRDEIMREFLADAVTARQIRAQKMDQAPRMKMLYRRFERAAILEETLRVLTQLDFAPADAEVSHYYRQHVSEFMSEPRMKLASLKAKSKEDAAALRERILKGASVRWLATNDKRTVEGPPPFPETWLFPEQMGIQAADLKVGFTPDAYEVPEGWVVAQVVEVEPGQPLPLAQCRDRILATMRQEAMRKQMIEILARLEAESPIAVLPGAEAAINRVVAEMPAAPQPAAAP is encoded by the coding sequence ATGAACCCACGCGGCATCCGATTCCTGGGCGGCCTGGCGGCCGCAGTCCTCCTTCACACGGGCCCGCTCGCCGTAGCCGACGAAATCGTGCCCTTGGCCGTGGTCGGCCCGGACACGCTGACGACGACGGACCTGGAGATCGAACTCGCGCTGATGAACAGCCGGAACTCCGCCAATGCCCCGCTCAAGCTCGACGATCCCAAACCCATCCTGCGACGCCTGACCCAGAACCAGCTGCTGGTCCAGGAAGGCCTGCGCATGGGCCTGGACCAGGAATCGGTCGTGCGCAACCAGGCCTGGTCCGTGGTGCGCCAGGAGTGCATGAAAGCCCTGCTGGACTCGGTGGCCCTGGCGGTGCCCGAGACCCGTGCGGACTACCGTGACGCGCGACGGGCGGCCGTGCAGTCCTACCTCGACCGTCTGGCGCAGACCTGGGGCGCGTCGGTCGATTCCGTGCTCCTGAAATCGCTCGACTACGGTTCGGCGGACCTTGCCATGCAGAAGCGCCTTCGTGACAGCTCGGAAGTGCTCGGCCGCCTGCCGGGCAACCGCACGTTCACCGTCGCCGACTTCACGCGCGAGCTGCGCTTCACCGAGTTCCACGGCCTGGTGGGCAAGCCCGAGGCCGCGCAGCGTCGTGACGAGATCATGCGCGAGTTCCTGGCCGATGCCGTCACCGCGCGGCAGATCCGGGCGCAGAAGATGGACCAGGCCCCGCGGATGAAGATGCTCTACCGGCGCTTCGAGCGCGCCGCGATCCTCGAGGAGACCCTGCGCGTGCTGACCCAGCTCGACTTCGCGCCCGCCGATGCCGAGGTATCCCACTACTACCGTCAGCACGTGTCGGAGTTCATGTCCGAGCCCCGCATGAAGCTCGCCAGCCTGAAGGCGAAGTCGAAGGAAGACGCGGCCGCGCTCCGCGAGCGGATCCTGAAGGGCGCCTCGGTGCGCTGGCTGGCGACCAATGACAAGCGCACGGTTGAAGGGCCGCCCCCGTTCCCCGAAACTTGGCTGTTCCCCGAGCAGATGGGCATCCAGGCGGCGGACCTGAAGGTCGGTTTCACGCCCGATGCGTACGAGGTGCCCGAAGGCTGGGTCGTGGCCCAGGTCGTCGAGGTCGAGCCCGGCCAGCCGTTGCCCCTGGCGCAATGCCGCGACCGTATCCTGGCGACGATGCGCCAGGAGGCCATGCGCAAGCAGATGATCGAGATCCTGGCCCGGCTCGAAGCCGAGTCCCCCATCGCCGTTCTGCCCGGTGCGGAAGCCGCGATCAATCGGGTCGTCGCCGAAATGCCCGCCGCGCCGCAGCCCGCGGCCGCGCCGTAG
- a CDS encoding cytochrome c3 family protein: protein MHRNGTYAAGATALRLPRAAAVAALVMLLAVPAGSALAAGAFKAKNCVDCHQETIKQTPTKNAHEPFGARNCEGCHRRHGVIGKLVLQGTGRELCLPCHVGFADVTRRNVVHEPLKQGDCSGCHDPHGSGQPGLLQAAGAQSCYACHEAANFQRRNIHKPLAREGCTACHDPHASAHAGLLIREGDDLCFGCHTDRAKLTRVHGGQGGLAGCVSCHDPHSSDSKGLLHAVRHAPMVDGDCTACHAADAAGGAALTVPAAELCLQCHDDPAAAFKMPHEPAAAKECGQCHAPHGSSRPALLVADEKRMCLECHEESSFLRPVRHAPASGGDCTACHGAHGADNKGLLKQETNVLCAGCHTGILPVAGATPPAVVHAPLVKRDCTVCHEAHSSERKALLVDTVGTLCLSCHTKVQLETLAKYPHAVAKGGDCLACHQPHTAEQPALLKKAAAALCADCHADLGKLPAGGTLHPPAADGACLDCHLPHGGPERGLLRQPLAATCAACHDTGSPAGAGWRSHEPVATGNCTACHDPHRSGQKALLSAEAGKLCALCHEDVAAPKDAASIHPPSRDGCLDCHLAHGGQGAGFLREPAPALCFGCHDEKSAGFTASHLGRDPQGMDCLGCHEPHHSAGRGLLVASAHPPFGDRDCASCHDGAAPIADQRQTCLQCHDGLPEPAAAGQTVHAPFAEGDCSSCHNPHVARGPALLPSKRTGDVCADCHAPSDLAPKPELAHTPVRDGKCEACHAPHASTEPKLLVKPASTLCTSCHESIEALKKWPVVHAPLRTGSCTRCHDPHGSNVAMSLIDEPSVLCVKCHAASTLPAKHRGFPVEKADCSGCHAPHAAKRANLPHEHVHQPFGAGNCAACHAGTAVATKQPQPALCLSCHPGLAASLKEGKPHGAIVGEKACTVCHAPHTGPVAPLLPARQAVVCATCHQEQVDGNRTAAHRHPQVDGRDCTACHDPHLSPAEVDGKAAPEVCLNCHTYRDHVDHPMGEDTVDPRTGRKMTCNSCHDPHGSSFVRFLRDDPEGKLCIGCHTDKLRTGG from the coding sequence GTGCATCGCAACGGAACGTACGCAGCTGGCGCGACCGCCCTTCGCCTGCCCCGTGCCGCGGCAGTCGCGGCGCTGGTAATGCTGCTGGCGGTCCCGGCCGGGTCTGCCCTGGCAGCCGGGGCTTTCAAGGCCAAGAATTGCGTCGACTGCCACCAGGAGACGATCAAGCAGACGCCGACGAAGAACGCCCACGAGCCGTTCGGCGCGCGCAACTGCGAAGGCTGCCATCGCAGGCACGGCGTCATCGGCAAGCTGGTGCTGCAGGGCACCGGCCGTGAGCTCTGCCTCCCCTGCCACGTGGGCTTCGCGGATGTGACGCGCCGGAATGTGGTGCACGAACCGTTGAAGCAGGGTGACTGCTCGGGCTGCCACGACCCACATGGGTCGGGGCAGCCGGGCCTGCTGCAGGCCGCCGGCGCCCAGTCGTGCTACGCGTGCCACGAGGCCGCGAATTTCCAGCGCCGCAATATCCACAAGCCCCTCGCGCGCGAGGGCTGCACGGCATGTCACGATCCCCACGCTTCGGCCCACGCCGGCCTGCTCATCCGCGAGGGCGACGACCTCTGCTTCGGCTGTCATACCGATCGTGCCAAGCTCACGCGCGTGCATGGCGGGCAGGGCGGCCTGGCAGGTTGTGTTTCGTGCCACGATCCGCACAGTTCGGACAGCAAGGGATTGCTGCACGCCGTCAGGCACGCGCCCATGGTCGACGGCGACTGCACCGCCTGCCACGCGGCCGACGCCGCCGGCGGTGCCGCACTGACTGTGCCGGCCGCCGAACTCTGCCTGCAGTGCCATGACGACCCGGCTGCGGCCTTCAAGATGCCGCACGAGCCGGCCGCCGCGAAGGAATGCGGCCAGTGCCACGCGCCCCACGGCAGTTCACGCCCGGCCCTGCTCGTCGCAGACGAGAAGCGCATGTGCCTGGAGTGCCACGAGGAGTCGTCGTTCCTGCGGCCGGTGCGTCACGCCCCGGCCAGCGGCGGCGACTGTACGGCTTGCCACGGTGCCCACGGTGCCGACAACAAGGGCTTGCTGAAGCAGGAAACGAACGTCCTGTGCGCCGGCTGCCATACCGGTATCCTGCCGGTCGCCGGCGCCACGCCGCCGGCCGTCGTCCACGCGCCCCTGGTCAAGCGTGACTGCACCGTGTGCCACGAGGCGCACAGTTCCGAGCGCAAGGCCCTTCTGGTCGACACGGTCGGGACGCTCTGCCTCAGCTGCCACACCAAGGTGCAGCTCGAGACACTGGCGAAGTACCCTCATGCCGTGGCCAAGGGCGGCGACTGCCTGGCCTGCCACCAGCCCCATACCGCGGAGCAGCCCGCACTGCTGAAGAAGGCGGCCGCGGCCCTCTGCGCCGACTGCCACGCCGACCTCGGCAAGCTGCCGGCCGGGGGCACCCTGCATCCGCCCGCGGCCGACGGCGCCTGCCTCGACTGCCACCTGCCCCACGGCGGCCCGGAGCGCGGCCTGCTGCGGCAACCGCTGGCCGCGACCTGCGCCGCCTGCCACGATACCGGCAGCCCTGCCGGCGCCGGGTGGCGAAGCCATGAGCCGGTCGCCACCGGCAACTGCACGGCGTGCCACGACCCGCACCGGTCCGGACAGAAGGCCCTTCTCTCCGCCGAGGCCGGCAAGCTGTGCGCCCTGTGCCACGAGGATGTCGCGGCTCCGAAGGACGCCGCCTCCATCCACCCGCCCAGCCGCGACGGATGCCTGGACTGCCATCTGGCCCACGGAGGCCAGGGCGCCGGGTTCCTGCGCGAGCCTGCGCCTGCGCTGTGCTTCGGCTGCCACGACGAGAAGAGCGCCGGATTCACGGCCAGCCATCTCGGGCGTGATCCGCAGGGCATGGACTGCCTGGGCTGCCACGAGCCGCACCATTCAGCCGGACGTGGCCTGTTGGTGGCATCGGCGCATCCGCCTTTCGGCGACCGCGACTGCGCCTCGTGCCACGACGGTGCCGCACCGATCGCCGACCAGCGCCAGACCTGCCTGCAGTGCCACGACGGCCTGCCGGAGCCGGCTGCCGCCGGCCAGACGGTGCACGCGCCTTTCGCAGAGGGTGACTGCTCGTCATGCCACAATCCGCACGTGGCCCGCGGGCCGGCGCTCCTGCCGTCGAAGCGGACAGGCGATGTGTGCGCCGACTGCCATGCGCCCTCCGACCTGGCGCCGAAACCTGAACTGGCCCACACGCCGGTTCGCGACGGCAAGTGCGAGGCCTGCCACGCGCCGCACGCTTCGACCGAGCCGAAGCTGCTGGTCAAGCCTGCTTCGACGCTCTGCACGAGTTGCCACGAATCCATCGAGGCACTGAAGAAGTGGCCGGTGGTGCACGCCCCGCTGCGGACCGGCTCCTGCACGCGCTGCCACGATCCGCACGGCAGCAACGTCGCCATGAGCCTGATCGACGAGCCCAGCGTCCTGTGCGTCAAGTGCCACGCCGCCTCCACCCTGCCGGCGAAGCATCGCGGGTTCCCGGTGGAAAAGGCGGATTGCTCGGGCTGCCACGCGCCCCATGCGGCCAAGCGTGCCAACCTCCCGCACGAGCACGTGCACCAGCCGTTCGGCGCCGGCAACTGCGCCGCCTGCCACGCCGGCACGGCGGTCGCCACGAAGCAGCCCCAGCCGGCGCTCTGTCTGTCGTGTCACCCCGGCCTGGCGGCCAGCCTGAAGGAAGGGAAGCCGCACGGGGCGATTGTCGGCGAGAAGGCCTGCACGGTCTGCCATGCCCCCCACACGGGACCGGTGGCGCCGCTGCTGCCGGCGCGCCAGGCGGTGGTCTGCGCCACCTGTCACCAGGAGCAGGTCGACGGGAACCGCACGGCCGCCCATCGCCACCCGCAGGTGGACGGGCGCGACTGCACCGCCTGCCATGACCCGCACCTGAGTCCCGCCGAGGTGGACGGCAAGGCCGCGCCCGAAGTGTGCCTGAACTGCCACACCTATCGCGACCATGTCGACCACCCGATGGGCGAGGACACGGTCGATCCCCGGACGGGACGCAAGATGACCTGCAACAGCTGCCACGACCCGCATGGCAGTTCGTTCGTCCGCTTCCTGCGTGACGACCCCGAGGGCAAGCTTTGCATCGGCTGCCACACGGACAAGTTGCGGACAGGGGGCTGA
- a CDS encoding NHL repeat-containing protein, with translation MPRIRPTALARFPLRNVGTLTTVLGACLVLGAGTASAAVEFRYERALDLTRHEDGRLLPVSVTCDVVSGGVVVTDAAHGILHVFNGAGIETFRTTGFAGLSQPDDGAIDHAGRLLGVTLADGTRYTLARLDVYGEPDGWTAAAPRDDWRPDHVLVARDGNYVTIDGTTGLLAKHDAATGDVMWAKVIAEPEADAGDLEMGLGRPVELADGSYAVPGSNLHRIVLVGEDGEVRSTFGRFGSSPGRMVAPVAVAEGPGGTLLVLDQMRHKILAFGADQEFISEFGSIGDAPGAFYHPVSIATDGSGHLFVAQGYRGRVQVFSVLAAGTVE, from the coding sequence ATGCCCCGGATTCGCCCGACAGCGCTCGCCCGTTTCCCCCTGCGGAACGTTGGCACCTTAACAACCGTCCTTGGCGCCTGCCTGGTGCTGGGCGCGGGTACCGCCAGCGCTGCCGTCGAGTTCCGCTACGAGCGCGCCCTGGATCTCACGCGGCACGAAGACGGCCGGTTGCTCCCGGTTTCGGTCACCTGCGATGTCGTTTCGGGCGGCGTGGTCGTGACCGACGCCGCGCACGGCATCCTGCACGTGTTCAACGGCGCCGGCATCGAGACCTTCCGCACCACGGGCTTTGCGGGCCTCTCGCAGCCCGACGACGGCGCCATCGACCACGCCGGCCGCCTGCTGGGAGTCACGCTCGCCGACGGGACGCGCTATACGCTCGCGCGCCTCGACGTCTACGGCGAGCCCGACGGCTGGACGGCCGCTGCGCCGCGCGACGACTGGCGCCCCGACCACGTCCTGGTCGCCCGCGACGGCAACTACGTCACCATCGACGGCACGACGGGACTGCTGGCCAAGCACGACGCGGCCACCGGTGACGTGATGTGGGCCAAGGTCATCGCCGAACCCGAAGCCGATGCCGGCGACCTTGAAATGGGCCTCGGCCGCCCTGTCGAACTGGCTGACGGTTCCTACGCCGTGCCCGGAAGCAACCTGCACCGCATCGTGCTGGTTGGCGAGGACGGCGAAGTCCGGTCCACGTTCGGCCGCTTCGGTTCGTCGCCGGGCCGGATGGTGGCGCCGGTGGCCGTGGCCGAAGGGCCCGGCGGGACCCTGCTGGTGCTCGACCAGATGCGCCACAAGATCCTCGCCTTCGGGGCAGATCAGGAATTCATCAGCGAGTTCGGTTCGATCGGCGACGCGCCGGGGGCCTTCTACCACCCGGTTTCGATCGCGACTGACGGCAGCGGCCACCTCTTCGTGGCGCAGGGCTATCGCGGTCGCGTGCAGGTATTCAGCGTCCTGGCCGCCGGGACTGTTGAATAG